Proteins encoded by one window of Thunnus thynnus chromosome 3, fThuThy2.1, whole genome shotgun sequence:
- the tet2 gene encoding methylcytosine dioxygenase TET2, producing METEQARHETEESLILAQFGTSRNISNKLQNGGQSSEGDSLQITGDTNWNHYKPNTGANSMKRHRENCNSPAPGQGLFDQGSFMMNGELMNGDLKHALTEQSLLVHQPKKLKVDSEMKRNDDMSSSLVDNFSELTKATEFECNAPQTDIKLDKRNCNFPNGDIFCLPRNKQISIPNGAVSPSSTIESTQGDLLEKTLSQYYPEQVSIAPQTSGQHLDAVNGSLANKMPGEGAQPPSVTSGLPSTVQMPNSQQQQPGASGNAEGGNNYNSINYVMNGYSNNYGADHQQQQQQQQQQQPQPQQQQQQHQQQQQRPPSYSSQELSLGQLPGMIPPTNTGNGSQHQNGPECYPDDTNPQGIYEKANQEFNHNSFLERNAPLQAPNVGGYGPFPNSGIQKMGQSDEPGSGQHQQHGTDTGLQYGIQPQNFQQNAGNPRGADNTGAMGPNLQQPRHAGLENGMDNSSQQRANLSCSTPHQRGWIELNSSHSQQQPVSGPTSSKAQEQDMWRGFPAKPQSEQQTTNPQVHGQMLEPNSAQRFQTQGVFTDSSQGSNSFQQQQQDCLPAQTHCASAQHNTAPEWQQSNSKAPQMQQSLPLKISEQRNFPQNQQADSRYQTPMQSEHLCEDPDLQDILSPGFLATQQQQHCNLQRPLSHPPQFEVQQLKSPNYRPHSQPQPGQLQLQPNQPLRNNSAQSSNQHIQHSDHTTFSYSNTTEMQQLQQQQRHYSPNSGSSNLKQFQPQRPNNHCHQPNHVDFPQTSTQSQPHLPQGALNQQVSTQMYPKAEQQLKTSCTQFQRGPRLPLGPVGPHGDFQKHAALRMHLLQRQERQGPPHPPQSTSDPKHSLRAVKMENGPRFELPCSQQQEQQLQMREPSIGGMQVKQENQQSLCEKGKRQGSILASMEQTLRQYQLSPVFEKKSLVINSLNKVKVESSGPVTILSTNTDLSGVESSEVTPATVALKKPPDSTPKKEHLLQSFMESPMKLLDTPIKNLLDTPMKTQYDIASCHCVEQISEKDEGPYYTHLGSAPSVPGIREVMEKRSGLTGRAIRIEKILYTGKEGKSTQGCPIAKWVIRRSSVEEKILVLVRERAGHKCDTACIIVVILVWEGILPSVADRLYLELSETLTKHGALTQRRCALNEERTCACQGLDPDACGASFSFGCSWSMYYNGCKFARSKIPRKFKLLGDDVKEEEKLENNFQNLATILGPLYKTLAPEAYANQVEHEQRAPDCRLGLKEGRPFSGVTACLDFCAHAHRDLHNMQGGSTVVCTLTREDNREIGKIPEDEQLHVLPLYKASNTDEFGSEEGQQEKIKSGAIQVLSAFRRQVRMLAEPAKSCRQKKLDAKKAAANKNAMLDNSNDKAEKALQAKSKAGTYENIAQSTPMAGHIPGAVGAVLQSGQPTHPLGAHPRELQQQHQSILPSYPGVTNAASYPRFPNHPGSFTSTSKPGSMYPPQPPTPASPYPSPLHVPNSYINGSNRPYPGYQCNGGMPLDNYHPYYASNPKHLDMYRQQRPALYSEQQYGVHQRYEVNYPPRYGEPGLQVNGYNACNMRPVHPMRPYSPYGPNGGSDPRFMDPLSRAPSAHGSLDYTATVSKGSQFGGYPNPYLSRSPQILPPGQDPFHMQIKTEMPSPQMLAAQLSSGCLNPETQSGLGLPNGSLMGSGIKQEPGTPQTPTTPQKPEMWSDNEHNFLDPDIGGVAVAPSHGSVLIECAKRELHATTPLTNPDRNHPTRISLVFYQHKNMNEAKHGLALWEAKMAEKAREKEEDAERNGGEGTPSKGKKGVKREHPESSETTGEPPYKRFIQALMEGSLSGTTNTYVSTSPYAFTKVTGPYSQFV from the exons ATGGAAACAGAACAAGCCAGACATGAGACGGAAGAAAGTCTGATATTAGCACAATTTGGCACATCTCGCAACATCTCTAACAAACTCCAGAATGGAGGCCAGTCTTCAGAGGGAGATTCTCTGCAAATCACTGGGGATACAAACTGGAACCATTACAAGCCCAACACAGGTGCCAACTCAATGAAGAGGCATAGGGAGAACTGCAACAGCCCAGCTCCTGGGCAAGGGCTGTTCGATCAGGGATCCTTCATGATGAATGGAGAGTTGATGAATGGAGATTTGAAGCACGCACTCACTGAGCAGTCCTTACTGGTCCATCAGCCCAAGAAACTTAAAGTAGATTCggagatgaaaagaaatgacGACATGAGCTCAAGTTTGGTGGACAACTTTTCTGAGTTGACAAAGGCAACAGAATTTGAATGCAATGCCCCGCAGACAGACATTAAGTTAGACAAGAGGAACTGTAATTTTCCTAATGGAGATATTTTCTGTTTACCAAGAAATAAGCAAATTTCAATTCCAAATGGTGCTGTATCACCCTCCTCAACAATAGAAAGCACTCAAGGTGATCTTTTAGAGAAAACCTTGTCTCAGTATTATCCTGAGCAAGTGTCAATTGCCCCACAAACATCTGGGCAACACCTAGATGCTGTCAATGGTTCACTGGCAAATAAAATGCCAGGTGAAGGTGCTCAACCTCCCTCTGTAACCTCAGGATTGCCCAGTACAGTTCAGATGCCCAACtcacagcaacaacagcctGGTGCATCTGGCAATGCTGAAGGAGGCAACAATTATAATTCTATCAACTATGTTATGAATGGATACTCCAATAATTATGGAGCAGAccaccagcagcaacaacaacaacaacaacaacaacagccacagccacagcagcagcaacagcagcatcagcagcagcagcagcggccaCCATCTTACTCTAGTCAAGAGCTGTCTCTAGGTCAGCTGCCGGGCATGATTCCACCTACAAATACTGGCAATGGCTCACAACATCAAAATGGCCCAGAGTGTTATCCAGATGACACAAATCCTCAAGGTATATATGAGAAAGCCAACCAGGAGTTTAACCATAACTCTTTTCTGGAGCGTAATGCTCCTCTACAGGCACCCAATGTAGGTGGATATGGGCCCTTTCCCAACTCTGGGATACAGAAGATGGGGCAAAGTGATGAACCTGGGTCAGGTCAGCATCAGCAACATGGCACTGATACAGGCCTCCAGTATGGGATTCAACCCCAGAATTTTCAACAAAATGCCGGAAACCCACGTGGAGCTGACAATACAGGTGCTATGGGGCCCAATCTCCAGCAGCCACGTCATGCTGGGTTAGAAAATGGGATGGATAACTCGTCTCAGCAGAGAGCCAACTTATCTTGTTCAACTCCCCACCAGAGAGGCTGGATAGAGCTGAACTCTTCACATTCCCAGCAGCAACCAGTAAGTGGCCCTACATCATCCAAGGCACAAGAACAGGACATGTGGAGGGGCTTCCCCGCTAAGCCTcagtcagagcagcagacaACTAACCCCCAGGTTCATGGACAGATGCTGGAGCCAAACTCAGCGCAAAGGTTCCAGACACAGGGAGTTTTCACAGATAGCAGCCAGGGGTCTAACAGCttccagcagcaacagcaagaCTGTCTCCCAGCCCAAACACACTGTGCATCAGCCCAGCACAACACTGCCCCTGAGTGGCAGCAATCAAATTCTAAAGCACCTCAAATGCAGCAGTCTCTACCCCTGAAAATATCTGAGCAACGTAACTTCCCCCAAAATCAGCAGGCAGACAGCCGCTACCAAACCCCCATGCAGTCAGAGCACTTATGTGAAGACCCTGACCTGCAAGATATATTGTCACCCGGGTTTTTAgcaacacagcaacaacagcactGTAATCTTCAACGTCCACTGTCCCACCCACCACAATTTGAAGTGCAGCAACTGAAGTCTCCCAATTACAGACCTCACAGTCAGCCTCAGCCAGGTCAGCTGCAGCTTCAACCAAACCAGCCACTTAGAAACAACTCTGCTCAATCCAGCAACCAACACATCCAGCACAGCGACCATACAACATTCAGCTACAGTAACACAACAGAGAtgcaacaactacaacaacagcAAAGGCATTATTCTCCAAACTCAGGCAGCAGTAACCTCAAGCAATTTCAACCACAGCGGCCTAACAACCACTGCCACCAGCCCAACCACGTGGACTTCCCCCAGACCTCTACACAGTCACAACCTCACTTACCACAAGGTGCGTTAAACCAACAGGTATCAACACAGATGTATCCTAAAGCTGAACAGCAGCTAAAGACATCATGCACTCAGTTCCAAAGGGGACCTCGACTACCTCTGGGACCTGTTGGTCCCCATGGAGACTTTCAGAAGCATGCAGCCCTGCGTATGCACCTGTTACAAAGGCAAGAGCGTCAGGGCCCTCCTCATCCCCCTCAGAGCACTAGTGATCCCAAACATAGCCTGAGAgctgtaaaaatggaaaatggacCCAGATTTGAGCTGCCTTGTtcacagcagcaggagcagcagttACAGATGCGAGAGCCAAGCATAGGTGGAATGCAAGTCAAGCAGGAGAATCAACAGTCCTTGTGTGAGAAAGGTAAGAGGCAGGGCAGCATCTTGGCCTCTATGGAACAAACCCTGAGGCAGTACCAGCTTTCACCTGTATTTGAGAAGAAATCCCTTGTCATCAATTCATTAAACAAAGTCAAGGTGGAATCTTCCGGTCCTGTCACAATCTTGTCAACCAACACTGACCTGAGTGGAGTGGAATCATCAGAGGTGACCCCAGCCACTGTAGCTCTAAAAAAGCCACCTGATTCCACCCCTAAGAAGGAACACCTACTACAGAGCTTTATGGAATCTCCTATGAAGCTATTGGATACCCCTATAAAGAATCTCCTAGATACTCCCATGAAAACACAATATGACATTGCATCCTGCCACTGTGTTG AACAAATCAGTGAGAAGGATGAAGGCCCATACTACACTCACTTGGGGTCAGCGCCTAGTGTTCCTGGTATACGGGAGGTGATGGAGAAAAG GTCTGGTTTAACTGGTCGTGCCATCCGGATTGAGAAAATATTATACACCGGCAAGGAAGGAAAAAGTACACAGGGGTGTCCCATAGCCAAATGG GTGATCCGCCGATCCAGTGTAGAAGAAAAGATACTGGTGTTGGTGCGGGAACGTGCTGGTCACAAATGTGACACAGCCTGCATCATTGTGGTAATCCTGGTCTGGGAGGGCATCCTGCCTAGTGTGGCTGACCGCCTCTACCTCGAGCTAAGTGAAACTCTAACAAAGCACGGAGCCCTCACCCAGAGACGCTGCGCTCTCAATGAGGA GAGGACCTGTGCTTGCCAGGGGTTAGATCCTGACGCCTGTGGAGCATCTTTCTCTTTTGGTTGCTCCTGGAGCATGTACTACAATGGCTGCAAGTTTGCCCGAAGCAAAATCCCAAGAAAATTCAAGCTACTAGGAGATGATGTGAAAGAG gAAGAGAAACTGGAGAACAACTTCCAAAATCTGGCAACCATATTGGGTCCTTTGTATAAAACTTTGGCTCCTGAGGCTTATGCAAACCAG GTGGAACATGAACAAAGGGCACCGGATTGTCGTCTTGGGCTTAAGGAGGGCCGTCCCTTCTCTGGGGTCACTGCTTGTCTGGATTTCTGCGCCCACGCTCACAGGGACCTCCACAACATGCAGGGCGGTAGCACTGTG GTGTGTACTTTAACAAGGGAGGATAACCGAGAGATTGGAAAGATACCAGAGGATGAGCAGCTCCATGTCCTGCCTCTTTATAAGGCTTCCAACACTGATGAATTTGGTAGTGAGGAGGGTCAGCAGGAGAAAATCAAGTCAGGCGCCATCCAAGTCCTCAGTGCCTTCCGCCGCCAGGTGCGCATGCTTGCAGAGCCTGCCAAGTCTTGCCGCCAAAAGAAGCTGGATGCTAAGAAGGCAGCTGCCAACAAGAATGCCATGCTGGACAACTCTAATGATAAGGCAGAGAAGGCCCTCCAGGCCAAGTCAAAAGCTGGCACTTATGAGAATATCGCTCAGAGCACTCCTATGGCAG GACATATTCCAGGAGCTGTGGGGGCAGTCCTACAGTCAGGTCAGCCAACACACCCCCTTGGGGCCCATCCTCGGGAACTACAGCAGCAACACCAGAGCATTCTTCCATCTTATCCTGGTGTAACAAATGCAGCCAGCTACCCCAGGTTCCCCAACCATCCTGGGTCTTTTACAAGCACTTCCAAGCCAGGCAGCATGTATCCTCCTCAGCCACCAACACCAGCCAGCCCTTACCCCTCCCCGCTCCATGTACCAAACTCTTACATTAATGGATCAAATCGTCCATACCCAGGCTATCAATGTAATGGAGGAATGCCCCTTGACAATTACCATCCATACTATGCTTCAAACCCAAAGCACCTGGACATGTATCGACAACAGCGGCCAGCGCTTTACTCAGAGCAGCAGTACGGTGTACATCAACGTTATGAGGTCAATTATCCACCAAGGTATGGTGAGCCGGGTTTACAGGTCAATGGTTACAATGCATGCAACATGAGGCCAGTTCACCCCATGAGACCTTACTCCCCTTATGGCCCTAATGGAGGCTCAGACCCACGGTTTATGGACCCCCTCTCAAGAGCACCCTCAGCCCATGGAAGTCTAGACTATACAGCTACTGTGAGCAAAGGCAGTCAGTTTGGAGGATACCCAAATCCATACCTCTCTCGGAGCCCTCAAATCTTACCCCCAGGCCAAGATCCTTTCCATATGCAAATCAAGACAGAGATGCCTAGCCCACAGATGCTTGCTGCTCAGTTAAGTAGTGGGTGTTTAAACCCTGAAACACAGTCAGGGTTAGGTCTGCCCAATGGGAGCCTCATGGGATCTGGTATCAAACAGGAGCCTGGAACACCACAGACACCCACAACCCCACAAAAGCCAGAGATGTGGTCAGACAATGAGCACAACTTCTTGGACCCTGACATTGGTGGTGTGGCAGTGGCACCTAGCCATGGCTCAGTCCTCATTGAGTGTGCTAAACGGGAGCTCCATGCCACAACACCCCTTACAAACCCAGACCGCAACCACCCAACACGCATTTCCTTGGTCTTCTACCAgcacaaaaatatgaatgaggCCAAGCATGGTCTGGCACTGTGGGAAGCCAAGATGGCAGAAAAGGCtcgagagaaggaggaagatgcAGAGAGGAATGGTGGCGAGGGGACACCAAGCAAGGGCAAGAAGGGGGTGAAGCGTGAGCATCCAGAGTCATCAGAAACCACCGGGGAGCCTCCTTACAAGCGTTTTATTCAGGCACTCATGGAGGGGTCCTTGTCAGGCACAACAAACACCTATGTCAGTACATCTCCGTACGCCTTCACCAAGGTCACAGGGCCTTACAGTCAGTTTGTGTAG
- the ppa2 gene encoding inorganic pyrophosphatase 2, mitochondrial isoform X2 — protein sequence MVTRVSTAVWSPTETSEGKYISPFHDIPLKVAPEQDNDLPAKRLKKNDSEVLFNMVVEVPRWSNAKMEIATKEPLNPIKQDVKKGKLRYVANIFPHKGYIWNYGAIPQTWEDPNHTDKETKCCGDNDPIDVCDIGTQVCFPGQVIKVKVLGILAMIDEGEMDWKVIAINADDPDAKILNSIEDVRKSRPGHLEATVDWFRKYKVPDGKPENQFGFNGQFKDKDFAVEIIKSTHEHWRALVQKQTNSGGIECKNVSCCESPFKCSTDEAREAVQSSPTFGSAHPVSPEVDKWHFV from the exons aaaccTCTGAAGGGAAATACATCTCACCGTTCCATGACATTCCACTTAAAGTGGCGCCAGAACAG GATAATGATTTGCCAGCTAAAAGACTGAAGAAGAATGACAGCGAG GTGCTCTTCAACATGGTTGTGGAGGTACCTAGATGGTCAAATGCTAAAATGGAG ATTGCCACAAAGGAACCACTAAACCCGATCAAACAAGATGTAAAGAAAGGCAAGCTGCGATACGTTGCCAACATATTTCCCCATAAAGGTTACATTTGGAACTATGGGGCCATCCCACAG ACATGGGAGGATCCAAaccacacagacaaagaaacaaagtgttGTGGTGACAATGATCCCATTGACGTTTGTGACATTGGCACCCAG GTGTGCTTTCCAGGTCAGGTGATTAAAGTAAAAGTGCTCGGCATCTTGGCCATGATTGACGAGGGAGAAATGGACTGGAAGGTCATCGCTATCAATGCTGATGACCCAGATGCCAAAATCCTAAATA GCATAGAGGATGTCCGCAAGAGCCGGCCTGGTCATTTAGAGGCCACTGTTGACTGGTTCAGGAAATATAAGGTGCCTGATGGAAAACCTGAGAACCAATTTGGATTCAACGGACAATTCAAAGACAAA GACTTTGCAGTTGAAATCATTAAGTCCACCCATGAGCACTGGAGGGCACTAGTGCAGAAGCAGACAAATAGTGGAGGGATTGAATG caAAAATGTCTCTTGCTGTGAGAGTCCCTTCAAATGCAGTACTgatgaggccagagaagcagtCCAATCG TCCCCTACATTTGGTAGCGCACATCCGGTGTCTCCAGAGG TGGACAAGTGGCACTTTGTCTGA